One part of the Dermacentor andersoni chromosome 2, qqDerAnde1_hic_scaffold, whole genome shotgun sequence genome encodes these proteins:
- the LOC126541762 gene encoding acetylcholinesterase-1-like gives MCGNRHPGLLPLAAILLCATNQNAAQDATTKYVTVKTTNGHVRGRLLDVDGASVAQFLGIRYAEPPVGALRFRKSVPARAWHPDTADALEFGSPCAQANGSLPPVSWLVPRDKVSEDCLFLNVWYPLGDGQDTLGVIAWIHGGGYRAGTASDPDFDGRKLAAAGNIVVVTINYRLGSFGYLYTGPGTSTGNYALWDHNLALRWIRDNIARFRGDAKRVTVWGESAGSIAVGSLLLSQQNAGLIHRAILASGSNFWLLPPMNKVGHEFADRIAGHVGCLDSKKPSSKTHPGQVLRCLRSVPVDAIIDAEQTQFPDDLVTFRPAFGDEYLPLPDLTSLSKSMFIPLDSLLAGGVTEEGSLFLYFKDHVLFGPTMPELTRKQAFDFALKHYLGVLPEPVQTMIREFYQKNVTSDEDWRGVFRSLMDMVGDYLILCPTKFHAELFAKTNRPAYFYMLDHRSKKGRFPPYMGSMHFEDVQYFFGLPFVFPGRHTDEDRAFSLLCMRVIGAYVNTGKPQLPEGDIDWPVFTKEQPTHVMLRAGNSTIEWGFHEDGCNLYRKIYELFNISTP, from the coding sequence ATGTGCGGCAACAGACATCCCGGCCTCCTGCCGCTCGCCGCGATCCTGTTGTGCGCGACGAACCAGAATGCAGCCCAGGACGCTACAACCAAATACGTCACGGTGAAGACGACCAACGGCCATGTGCGCGGCAGACTCCTGGACGTGGACGGCGCCTCCGTGGCGCAGTTCCTCGGCATACGGTACGCGGAGCCTCCGGTCGGAGCGCTTCGCTTTCGGAAGTCCGTGCCAGCTCGAGCGTGGCACCCGGACACTGCGGATGCCCTCGAATTTGGAAGCCCCTGTGCCCAGGCCAACGGTTCCTTGCCTCCGGTGTCGTGGCTCGTGCCCCGCGACAAAGTCAGTGAGGACTGTCTCTTCCTCAACGTCTGGTATCCACTGGGTGACGGCCAGGACACCCTCGGAGTCATCGCGTGGATTCACGGCGGTGGCTACCGCGCTGGCACGGCCTCCGATCCCGACTTCGACGGAAGGAAGCTGGCGGCGGCCGGCAACATCGTGGTGGTCACGATCAACTATAGGCTCGGCTCGTTCGGCTATCTCTACACCGGTCCGGGCACGTCGACCGGCAACTACGCGCTCTGGGACCACAACTTGGCCCTCCGCTGGATAAGGGACAACATCGCACGCTTCCGCGGAGACGCGAAACGGGTGACGGTGTGGGGAGAGAGCGCCGGTAGCATAGCCGTCGGCTCCCTCCTCCTGTCGCAGCAGAACGCCGGTCTCATCCACAGGGCCATCCTGGCCAGCGGAAGCAACTTCTGGCTTTTGCCACCTATGAATAAAGTGGGTCACGAGTTCGCCGACCGGATTGCCGGGCACGTGGGTTGCCTGGACTCCAAGAAGCCCTCTTCCAAGACGCACCCGGGCCAAGTACTCCGGTGCCTGCGCTCGGTGCCGGTCGATGCCATAATCGACGCCGAGCAGACGCAGTTTCCCGACGACCTCGTCACCTTCCGTCCCGCCTTCGGTGACGAGTATCTGCCGTTGCCGGACCTGACGAGCCTGTCGAAGAGCATGTTCATTCCTCTGGACAGCCTGCTCGCGGGGGGAGTCACAGAGGAAGGCAGCCTGTTCCTGTACTTCAAGGACCACGTCCTCTTCGGTCCCACGATGCCCGAGCTGACCAGGAAGCAGGCTTTCGACTTCGCCCTTAAGCACTACTTGGGAGTCCTGCCCGAGCCCGTCCAGACGATGATCAGGGAGTTCTATCAGAAGAACGTTACCAGCGACGAAGACTGGCGAGGCGTCTTCCGATCTCTAATGGACATGGTGGGCGACTATCTCATCTTGTGCCCGACCAAGTTCCACGCGGAGCTGTTCGCAAAGACCAATCGCCCTGCCTACTTCTACATGCTGGACCACCGGTCCAAGAAAGGCCGCTTCCCACCATACATGGGCTCTATGCACTTCGAGGACGTGCAGTACTTCTTCGGCTTGCCGTTCGTATTCCCTGGCCGGCACACGGACGAGGACCGAGCTTTCAGCCTGCTCTGCATGCGAGTCATCGGCGCGTACGTCAACACTGG